From the genome of Thermoplasma sp. Kam2015, one region includes:
- a CDS encoding hydroxymethylglutaryl-CoA synthase, translating to MSGIVTYGSYIPRYRIKPDEIARVWGENPEHIKNGIYILSKSVPAPDEDVATISVEAARNALKRKKINPKEIGAIYVGSESHPYAVKPTATIVGSAIGVDFSLFAADYEFACKAGTAGMQNVKAMVDSGMIKYGLAIGADTSQGAPGDALEYSASAGGTAFIIGKDDTIAEINSTLSVASDTPDFWRREGQPYPSHGERFTGEPAYFRHVVTAAKMMMERMETQPKDYDYVVFHQPNGKFPTRAAKMLGFDEKQYKDGLLTPYIGNTYSGSMMTGLSSILDVSKPGDHILAVSFGSGAGSDAFDITVTDRIEDMDRNRAPTIKKMLENVRWVDYAIYAKFKKKIIVGDGIE from the coding sequence ATGTCAGGTATAGTTACCTACGGTTCCTACATACCCAGGTATCGAATAAAACCAGATGAGATAGCGAGGGTGTGGGGCGAGAACCCAGAACACATAAAGAATGGCATATACATACTCAGCAAATCGGTGCCCGCACCGGATGAGGATGTGGCCACCATATCCGTTGAGGCGGCAAGGAATGCACTCAAGAGAAAGAAGATCAATCCCAAGGAGATCGGTGCAATATACGTCGGTTCCGAGTCGCATCCCTATGCGGTGAAGCCAACCGCAACCATCGTTGGATCCGCCATTGGCGTTGATTTTTCCCTTTTTGCAGCTGATTATGAGTTCGCATGCAAGGCCGGAACGGCTGGAATGCAGAACGTGAAGGCCATGGTGGATTCTGGCATGATAAAGTACGGACTGGCCATAGGCGCAGATACTTCGCAGGGGGCGCCTGGAGATGCTCTGGAATATTCTGCGTCAGCCGGCGGCACCGCGTTCATCATAGGAAAGGACGATACCATAGCGGAGATCAATTCAACGCTCTCAGTGGCATCGGATACCCCTGATTTCTGGAGGAGGGAGGGCCAGCCATATCCAAGCCACGGCGAGAGGTTCACCGGCGAACCCGCCTACTTCAGGCACGTCGTAACTGCGGCCAAGATGATGATGGAGCGCATGGAGACCCAGCCCAAGGACTACGACTACGTCGTGTTCCATCAGCCAAATGGCAAGTTTCCCACAAGAGCCGCAAAGATGCTGGGTTTCGATGAGAAGCAGTACAAGGACGGCCTTCTGACACCGTACATAGGAAACACATATTCAGGTTCGATGATGACCGGCCTCTCCTCGATACTGGATGTGTCGAAACCAGGCGACCACATACTTGCCGTTTCATTCGGTTCCGGAGCTGGATCCGATGCCTTCGATATAACGGTGACCGACAGGATAGAGGATATGGACAGGAACAGGGCACCGACCATAAAGAAGATGCTCGAGAACGTGAGATGGGTGGATTACGCCATCTATGCAAAGTTCAAGAAGAAGATCATAGTGGGTGATGGTATTGAGTGA
- a CDS encoding thiolase domain-containing protein, with product MVLSEVYIIGAGETKFGELWDKSLRDLAVEAGLEAIKDANIYSRDVQMLYASNSLAGTINEQSNIAALAADFSGIAETHVPAVRVEASTASGGAAVREAYLAIKSGEYDVVMVGGVEKMTDIYGSEIIDVQSSILDREWESFNGATPAALAAITARRYMHDFKVPREDLAMIAVNDHANASMNPDAQYRNKITVDQVLKSDPVAEPLNVFDCSPISDGASAIILASDEYRKKNRLDGIRIVSSAMSEDYLALHSRKSIYTLESTRIAGKQAIDRAGIKRNDISFVELNDSYSIYGLIELEDLGFAEKGKGRDLLSEIKIDGSLPVNPSGGLKAKGNPLGATGVSQFYEAYLQLKGKAGQRQVKNARYGMLHNMAGTGATSVVHIVGE from the coding sequence ATGGTATTGAGTGAAGTTTACATAATAGGCGCAGGTGAGACAAAATTCGGCGAACTTTGGGACAAATCGCTCAGGGACCTCGCGGTTGAGGCGGGTCTTGAGGCGATAAAGGATGCAAATATCTATTCGAGGGACGTGCAGATGCTCTATGCGAGCAACAGCCTCGCCGGAACGATAAACGAACAGAGCAACATAGCTGCCCTCGCTGCGGATTTCTCCGGAATTGCGGAGACGCATGTACCTGCTGTGCGCGTCGAGGCGTCCACGGCGTCTGGAGGCGCGGCAGTGAGGGAAGCGTACCTTGCAATAAAGTCCGGAGAGTACGATGTGGTGATGGTCGGGGGCGTTGAGAAGATGACTGACATATATGGTTCGGAGATCATCGATGTGCAGTCATCCATACTGGACAGGGAGTGGGAGAGCTTCAACGGCGCAACGCCTGCAGCACTGGCCGCAATAACGGCGCGGAGATACATGCACGATTTCAAGGTGCCAAGGGAGGATCTCGCCATGATAGCGGTCAACGACCATGCGAACGCGTCCATGAACCCTGACGCGCAGTACAGGAATAAGATAACGGTTGATCAGGTACTGAAGAGCGATCCTGTTGCGGAACCGCTCAACGTGTTCGACTGCTCTCCCATATCAGACGGTGCTTCGGCCATCATTCTTGCATCGGATGAGTACCGCAAGAAGAACAGGCTTGACGGTATAAGGATAGTCAGTTCGGCCATGTCTGAGGATTATCTTGCGCTGCACAGCAGGAAGTCAATATACACGCTTGAGTCAACCAGGATAGCGGGGAAGCAGGCGATCGACAGGGCTGGAATAAAGAGGAATGACATTTCATTCGTCGAACTCAACGATTCGTACAGCATATACGGCCTCATTGAGCTTGAGGATCTGGGCTTCGCTGAGAAGGGCAAAGGACGGGATCTTCTGAGCGAGATAAAGATAGACGGAAGCCTTCCAGTAAACCCCTCAGGCGGGCTGAAGGCGAAGGGGAACCCGCTGGGAGCGACAGGCGTATCACAGTTCTACGAGGCCTATCTGCAGCTGAAGGGCAAGGCCGGGCAGAGGCAGGTGAAGAATGCGAGGTATGGTATGCTGCACAATATGGCAGGAACAGGGGCGACATCGGTCGTCCATATAGTGGGTGAGTGA
- a CDS encoding Zn-ribbon domain-containing OB-fold protein gives MGQLSRFWRESEHRYRLLGTRCDNCGRVYFPPREVCPTCHRESIGKMKDLELSGEGVIESFTVVHEAPPRFSRQKPYVLALIRTEEGPMITGQIVDCDPSEVEIGKHVHAVFRRMGEDGDTGVIVYGYKFALD, from the coding sequence ATGGGACAGCTGTCAAGATTCTGGAGGGAGAGCGAGCACAGGTACAGGCTCCTTGGCACCAGATGCGATAACTGCGGCAGGGTTTACTTTCCGCCAAGGGAAGTTTGCCCCACATGCCACAGGGAATCGATAGGAAAGATGAAGGATCTGGAGCTTTCCGGTGAGGGTGTTATAGAGAGCTTCACAGTGGTTCATGAAGCTCCGCCGAGATTCTCCAGGCAGAAGCCCTACGTTCTGGCGCTGATAAGGACGGAGGAAGGGCCAATGATAACCGGGCAGATCGTAGACTGCGATCCCTCAGAGGTCGAAATAGGAAAGCATGTCCATGCGGTGTTCAGGCGCATGGGAGAGGATGGGGACACAGGCGTGATCGTGTATGGCTACAAGTTCGCCCTAGACTAA
- the rnhB gene encoding ribonuclease HII, translating into MEAEIQCGIDEAGRGPVIGPMVISIVCCDTEFLKGIGVKDSKVLSRKRRSEIFKSIMDRCHVRYRILSPEEINRMMSMESLNKIEEDEIIELLEYAESTVYIDCYDVIEERAQEAIERRSGKKVVCRHKADAIFPAVSAASIVSKVLRDAEIDKLHEKYGDFGSGYPSDPRTIEFLYGFLKNAREPEKIVRMHWSTVGRIIDEIKNQKKLF; encoded by the coding sequence ATGGAAGCCGAGATACAGTGCGGGATAGACGAGGCCGGGCGTGGGCCGGTTATAGGGCCCATGGTCATATCGATCGTTTGCTGCGATACAGAGTTCCTGAAAGGTATTGGAGTTAAGGATTCAAAGGTTTTATCGAGGAAGCGTAGATCCGAAATATTCAAATCAATAATGGATCGATGCCATGTGAGATACAGGATCCTCAGCCCTGAGGAAATAAACAGGATGATGTCAATGGAATCGCTGAACAAGATCGAGGAGGACGAAATAATCGAACTTCTTGAGTATGCAGAATCAACCGTATACATAGACTGCTACGATGTCATAGAGGAGAGGGCTCAGGAGGCTATAGAGCGTCGATCCGGAAAGAAGGTTGTGTGCAGGCATAAGGCGGATGCCATCTTTCCAGCCGTATCTGCAGCCTCCATAGTATCAAAGGTGCTGCGCGACGCTGAGATAGACAAGCTTCATGAGAAATATGGAGATTTCGGATCTGGATATCCGTCGGATCCGAGAACCATCGAATTTCTTTATGGCTTCCTGAAAAACGCTAGAGAACCGGAGAAGATAGTGCGCATGCACTGGTCCACTGTAGGGCGTATAATAGACGAAATAAAAAATCAGAAAAAATTGTTTTAG
- a CDS encoding PIN domain-containing protein, producing MRVFIDTNVLVYDTIENSPHHTRASELIDSFGDPIISSLSIVELGFVLPRYGIDNDNVRKKIDELLHSGYFTISWLSGKTIEKVTAFMVENNLSFRDFNDWIIAYDAHSRKVPLVTFDKILYNKCKRLGIQVIEI from the coding sequence ATGAGAGTGTTCATAGACACAAATGTTCTGGTGTATGATACCATAGAGAATTCGCCGCATCATACAAGGGCGAGTGAGCTTATCGACAGTTTCGGGGACCCCATAATAAGTTCGCTTTCAATTGTTGAACTTGGTTTTGTGCTTCCCAGATACGGAATAGATAATGATAATGTTAGAAAGAAGATTGATGAATTATTGCATAGTGGATATTTTACCATATCCTGGCTTTCTGGAAAGACAATTGAGAAGGTAACCGCGTTCATGGTTGAAAACAATCTGAGCTTCAGAGATTTCAATGACTGGATAATAGCATATGATGCACATTCAAGAAAGGTGCCTTTGGTAACATTTGACAAAATACTGTATAATAAATGCAAGAGGCTTGGAATTCAAGTTATTGAGATATAG
- a CDS encoding MFS transporter, with amino-acid sequence MAQDNLLKKLDALSIKKYHYLITALSDMGYFLDGYDLLVIGPALLFIGPLFHIGVAESAIIGVATIIGQLIGGAVFGFIADLKGRKLIYQWDMLIFALFAILSAISINAIELIIFRALLGLAIGADYALTLSIIGEYSPVKGRGKLLGTDLMSWWIGGAVAVFLGLVLLPYGSVSWRYLLAAGAIPAIIVLILRRNVEETPRFAVEKKDESEIADIEKKLGVSAGNDESIPDDRYAKPSYSRRAFFTFTSWFFNDLIFYGIGIYTATLLLELHYTTHSGSLLLTLILYIIGITGTLFFVFTADRFGRKKWQQYTFLAQGLALLLLALYAIVISKEPPLLLLFPMFAIFYFANAGGTGETTGIFVSELFPTRIRTTAMGAGTAISRVGAIISAVVFPITLKLYGAIPMELILFVVGFLGFLITLIFGEETKNRSLEAISS; translated from the coding sequence GTGGCACAGGATAATCTTCTTAAAAAACTTGATGCCCTCAGCATCAAGAAATATCATTATCTGATAACAGCGCTTTCCGATATGGGTTATTTTCTGGATGGCTACGATCTTCTTGTGATAGGTCCGGCTCTCCTGTTCATAGGGCCGCTATTTCATATAGGTGTAGCGGAATCAGCCATAATCGGTGTTGCAACAATAATCGGCCAGCTGATAGGCGGTGCTGTATTCGGTTTCATAGCCGATCTCAAAGGACGTAAACTCATATACCAATGGGATATGCTCATCTTCGCCTTATTCGCCATATTGAGCGCAATATCGATAAACGCCATTGAACTTATAATATTCAGGGCCCTTCTTGGTCTCGCCATAGGTGCGGATTATGCGTTGACGCTCTCGATAATCGGCGAATACAGCCCGGTTAAAGGTAGGGGCAAGCTTCTCGGGACTGATCTCATGTCATGGTGGATCGGTGGGGCTGTAGCCGTGTTTCTGGGTCTAGTGCTTCTTCCCTATGGCAGTGTTTCCTGGCGTTACCTGCTTGCTGCCGGCGCCATACCGGCAATAATAGTGCTAATACTCAGAAGAAATGTAGAGGAAACACCCAGGTTCGCTGTGGAAAAGAAGGATGAATCGGAGATCGCGGATATAGAGAAAAAGCTTGGTGTGTCGGCTGGGAATGATGAATCCATTCCAGACGATAGGTATGCAAAACCATCGTATTCCAGAAGGGCATTCTTCACCTTCACCTCCTGGTTTTTCAACGATCTCATATTTTATGGAATAGGCATATACACTGCAACTCTTCTTCTTGAGCTCCATTACACAACGCATTCCGGATCTCTTCTTCTCACATTGATTCTATACATAATAGGCATAACCGGAACGTTGTTCTTCGTTTTCACGGCCGATCGCTTCGGAAGGAAGAAATGGCAGCAATATACTTTTCTCGCGCAGGGTCTAGCTCTGCTGCTTTTGGCACTATACGCAATCGTCATAAGTAAGGAACCGCCCTTACTGCTTCTCTTTCCAATGTTCGCAATATTCTACTTTGCCAATGCAGGCGGGACAGGAGAAACAACTGGAATTTTCGTATCTGAGCTGTTCCCTACGCGCATAAGAACAACAGCCATGGGTGCAGGCACCGCCATAAGCCGTGTTGGAGCCATCATATCCGCTGTGGTCTTCCCAATCACCCTTAAGCTCTATGGTGCCATTCCCATGGAATTGATCCTGTTTGTTGTGGGATTTCTGGGGTTCCTGATAACATTGATATTCGGTGAGGAGACAAAGAACAGATCGCTTGAGGCCATCTCCTCATAG
- the cas2 gene encoding CRISPR-associated endonuclease Cas2: MYAILVYDVDEKRVSKINKYLKRYLIWVQNSVFEGEITDALLNEMMEGLDERLEEGDSVILYKFKTKGYVDRFIIGEKRDLNVI; the protein is encoded by the coding sequence ATGTACGCCATCTTAGTCTATGATGTTGACGAGAAGAGGGTTTCTAAGATCAACAAATATCTGAAGAGGTATCTGATATGGGTGCAGAACAGTGTTTTTGAGGGGGAAATAACGGATGCGCTGTTGAACGAGATGATGGAAGGCTTAGATGAGCGGCTGGAAGAGGGCGATTCTGTAATATTATATAAATTCAAGACAAAGGGATATGTTGATAGATTCATAATAGGGGAGAAAAGGGATCTAAACGTTATATGA
- the cas1b gene encoding type I-B CRISPR-associated endonuclease Cas1b translates to MKYTFYITQDGSVERESDTLVFIGKDFKKHLPVLNVEDIIISGKVSLSSWALDYLSKIGIIVHILRPNGTYMSSIVPISKNEIGMNTVKQAMAYSSRDRLDIAAEMVEGIRHNIIRNLRYYNEDGAISGIIERIRSYAIKKDNINSILGVEGNIWSDYYSSFPKIFKGYPSFKRQFHPPPDSLNAMISFGNAMLYSSVLTKIIASGLNPSISFLHEPSDRSFSLALDIADVFKPVIVERLVAYLVNNRIMKDGDFEERDGGVYLNDTGRNKFVSAYRDRMESSLKVGNGYATYETIIGEECYKLLHHVSEGKRYRSFRMWD, encoded by the coding sequence ATGAAATATACCTTCTACATAACTCAGGATGGGTCGGTGGAGCGCGAGAGCGACACCCTGGTCTTCATAGGCAAGGATTTCAAGAAGCACCTTCCAGTTCTGAACGTGGAGGATATAATCATAAGCGGTAAGGTGAGCCTCAGCTCATGGGCCCTCGATTATCTCTCTAAGATCGGCATAATCGTGCACATACTCAGACCCAACGGTACATACATGTCATCCATAGTCCCGATATCAAAGAATGAAATAGGCATGAATACGGTAAAGCAGGCAATGGCTTATTCAAGCAGGGATAGGCTTGATATCGCCGCTGAGATGGTCGAAGGTATACGCCATAACATAATCAGGAATCTGCGTTATTACAACGAGGATGGGGCCATAAGCGGCATAATTGAAAGAATAAGATCCTATGCGATCAAGAAGGACAACATAAATTCCATATTGGGTGTGGAGGGCAACATATGGTCTGATTATTACTCATCATTTCCTAAGATATTCAAGGGCTATCCTAGTTTCAAGAGGCAGTTCCATCCACCACCGGACAGCCTCAATGCGATGATTTCTTTCGGCAACGCAATGCTTTATTCCTCAGTTCTTACGAAGATAATCGCATCAGGACTCAATCCATCCATAAGTTTTCTGCATGAGCCATCTGACAGATCGTTCTCGTTGGCCTTGGATATAGCTGATGTGTTCAAGCCAGTGATAGTTGAGAGGCTTGTGGCCTATCTGGTAAACAATAGAATAATGAAGGATGGCGACTTCGAAGAACGGGATGGTGGTGTTTACCTCAACGATACCGGCAGGAACAAGTTCGTCTCAGCATATAGAGACAGGATGGAGTCAAGCCTGAAGGTTGGAAATGGATACGCAACTTATGAAACCATAATTGGAGAGGAATGCTATAAACTGTTGCATCATGTATCGGAAGGCAAGAGATACCGATCGTTCAGGATGTGGGATTGA
- a CDS encoding CRISPR-associated protein Csx14 yields the protein MGSLLICTVGTTPMVVSEVFWYLRNTDEKLFDVSLIFTDDEEIKAGVNAVIGAIRSRYGNIRFHRHMIRYQDITDNDSLKDFLRVFVNAIGDARNHGSDRIYLNVTGGRKIQGIVMSMYAGLAGISKVYNVINKDVRNYNENFEKIKDEIMKDFRDVDEKTATERYRKDEKLYDPVFYPDPESLSYIELPVISLPRDEIEMLKRLLNGIPIEDSGVLDSTIDAYVKSGLIFKDKSRVYPEELGEIIRDLLQ from the coding sequence TTGGGATCTTTGCTCATATGTACGGTGGGCACCACACCGATGGTGGTTAGCGAGGTCTTCTGGTATCTAAGGAATACGGATGAGAAGCTCTTCGATGTCAGCTTGATATTCACCGACGACGAGGAAATAAAAGCGGGTGTAAATGCCGTTATTGGTGCCATCAGATCGCGGTATGGAAACATAAGGTTTCATAGACACATGATAAGGTATCAGGACATAACCGATAACGATTCCCTCAAGGATTTCCTGAGGGTATTTGTGAATGCCATAGGTGATGCGAGGAATCATGGTTCGGACAGGATATATCTCAACGTGACAGGTGGGAGAAAGATACAGGGCATAGTCATGTCCATGTATGCTGGTTTGGCTGGGATCAGCAAGGTTTACAACGTCATAAACAAAGATGTGAGGAATTATAATGAGAACTTCGAGAAGATAAAGGACGAGATCATGAAGGATTTCAGAGATGTAGATGAAAAGACCGCGACTGAGCGATATCGTAAGGATGAGAAACTGTACGATCCTGTCTTCTATCCAGATCCAGAGAGCCTATCCTACATAGAACTGCCCGTTATCAGCCTTCCAAGGGATGAAATAGAAATGTTGAAGAGGCTCCTCAACGGTATTCCGATCGAGGATAGCGGCGTTCTGGATTCCACCATAGACGCATACGTGAAATCTGGCCTTATATTCAAGGATAAGAGTAGGGTATATCCCGAGGAGCTCGGCGAAATCATAAGAGACCTGCTTCAGTAG
- the csm5 gene encoding type III-A CRISPR-associated RAMP protein Csm5 → MKITLEVNTPILIWDGINRTTFEVFEGKNGASIYDVYRAISTMPLEHLEKMKSLLEDLIKKSKNEDVTNLNEKINKFWEQVKDKVSDSIIYDNVKVESKDFRNKGNIIVHAHTGFPGNEKPYIPGSSVKGAMLTGIIVQAAISSSADGHAIKANLDKIYDLIKKAQLKVKSGNRTLIYSYALGRAFRFSDFMPVGEYKLSIMTVERRNNANVKGGIPNVGVFLTSGKFEGEFLYDRVEMITFLDKYDKSEDSDPKPFPFENFFKEINDENDAYNKMIEGIKYIDQKWAGISNKIEEGPIITLGRYRGARAMAVSKFIAEPANTMWFTQSSQRPGQLIIRR, encoded by the coding sequence ATGAAGATAACGCTTGAGGTAAATACACCCATTCTTATATGGGATGGCATAAATAGAACGACCTTTGAGGTCTTCGAGGGGAAAAATGGAGCGAGTATATACGATGTATATCGCGCAATTTCGACAATGCCCCTCGAGCATTTAGAAAAAATGAAAAGCCTATTGGAAGACTTAATAAAAAAATCAAAGAACGAAGATGTTACAAATTTGAATGAAAAGATAAATAAATTCTGGGAGCAAGTTAAGGACAAGGTTTCAGATTCGATCATATATGATAACGTCAAGGTGGAATCCAAGGACTTCAGGAACAAGGGCAATATAATCGTTCATGCACATACAGGTTTCCCGGGCAATGAAAAACCTTATATACCCGGATCCAGCGTGAAGGGGGCGATGCTGACCGGCATCATAGTTCAGGCGGCCATATCTTCTTCCGCTGATGGCCATGCGATCAAAGCCAATCTGGATAAAATATACGATTTGATAAAGAAGGCACAGTTGAAGGTTAAGAGTGGGAACCGTACCCTAATATACTCATATGCCCTTGGCCGTGCCTTCAGATTCTCTGACTTCATGCCTGTTGGAGAATACAAACTATCCATAATGACCGTAGAGAGGAGGAATAACGCAAATGTAAAGGGAGGAATACCAAACGTGGGCGTCTTCCTGACATCGGGCAAGTTTGAAGGCGAATTTCTTTACGACAGAGTTGAGATGATTACGTTTCTCGATAAATATGATAAAAGTGAAGATTCTGATCCTAAACCTTTCCCGTTCGAAAATTTCTTTAAAGAAATAAATGATGAAAATGATGCTTACAATAAAATGATAGAGGGCATAAAATATATAGACCAGAAATGGGCAGGGATCTCAAATAAGATCGAGGAAGGACCGATCATAACGCTTGGGAGATACAGGGGTGCTAGGGCAATGGCAGTCTCTAAATTCATAGCAGAGCCGGCAAATACGATGTGGTTCACGCAGAGCAGTCAGAGGCCTGGACAGCTCATTATAAGGCGGTGA
- the csm4 gene encoding type III-A CRISPR-associated RAMP protein Csm4, which yields MPEFAIKMQMRTASTVLDSMKITGALISRLILRGVDADEVRRACEDGSLIASSPFPMGPKDEILLPISNLLMYIRADVSEEEFRDLMRNRKGLPRYLPLERIREIMKNDVEINLGDLEEIRQASKNNESESKAKGMVVEPFVYYGNKIYANETKVFARHFAFYARDGKFWVHIRTKWEDETEIALQDLEKEGLSGRRSAGYGRFTFEKFEDHLQTGVSGNAYYMSLSLFVPAEGELRMIDFERSYYRTRIISGLNGDGSSFGFVRPITEGSLLFLKGPVNGKTIPIGGGRVKRLLPFNLMALEVRR from the coding sequence ATGCCGGAATTCGCCATAAAAATGCAGATGAGGACGGCCTCAACGGTATTGGATTCCATGAAGATAACTGGTGCATTGATAAGCAGGCTGATCCTCCGTGGCGTGGATGCCGATGAGGTGCGTAGAGCATGCGAGGATGGTTCGCTTATAGCTTCCAGCCCTTTTCCAATGGGTCCAAAGGATGAGATACTGCTTCCCATCTCGAACCTTCTGATGTACATTAGAGCAGACGTATCAGAAGAAGAATTCAGGGATCTAATGAGGAACAGAAAGGGTCTGCCCAGGTATCTTCCGCTGGAAAGGATAAGGGAGATAATGAAAAACGACGTCGAGATAAACTTAGGGGATCTGGAAGAGATAAGGCAGGCGTCTAAAAATAATGAAAGCGAAAGTAAGGCCAAGGGCATGGTCGTGGAACCATTTGTCTATTATGGAAACAAAATATATGCAAATGAGACAAAGGTGTTTGCCAGGCATTTTGCATTCTACGCCCGGGATGGAAAGTTCTGGGTTCATATACGCACAAAATGGGAGGATGAAACCGAGATCGCGCTGCAAGACTTGGAGAAGGAAGGTCTTTCCGGTCGGCGATCCGCTGGCTACGGCCGCTTTACGTTTGAGAAGTTTGAAGATCATCTTCAGACGGGCGTCTCCGGGAACGCCTACTATATGTCCCTATCACTCTTCGTGCCGGCCGAAGGAGAGCTACGCATGATCGATTTTGAGAGATCCTACTACAGAACGCGTATCATATCTGGACTGAATGGGGATGGATCCTCGTTCGGGTTTGTTCGTCCCATTACCGAAGGCTCGCTACTTTTCCTAAAAGGTCCGGTGAATGGGAAGACAATACCGATTGGAGGCGGGCGAGTGAAGAGATTGCTTCCGTTCAATCTGATGGCCCTGGAGGTTAGAAGATGA